The following proteins are co-located in the Vigna angularis cultivar LongXiaoDou No.4 chromosome 2, ASM1680809v1, whole genome shotgun sequence genome:
- the LOC108327213 gene encoding purine permease 1 has product MSWIFSFRDVALCTKTQCPIGPLVMRLYFLRGGNRVWLSSFLETAGFPFMLLPLAVSYFRRRAAAGTAKPSPVSMKPPILTASVFIGVLTGLDDYLYAYGVACLPMSTSSLIIATQLGFTALFAFLLVRQKFTSYSVNAVVLLTVGAGVLALHSSGDRPPGESVKAYVMGFVMTVIAAALYGFVLPMVELVYKKTKQPITYSLVMEIQFVMCFSATLFCLIGMIINNDFKVIPREAKTFKQCHVAK; this is encoded by the exons ATGAGCTGGATTTTTTCATTTAGGGACGTGGCATTGTGCACTAAAACACAATGTCCAATCGGCCCCCTCGTTATGCGTCTCTACTTCCTCCGTGGCGGGAACCGTGTCTGGCTTTCCAGCTTCCTCGAAACAGCCGGCTTCCCCTTCATGCTACTCCCCCTCGCCGTCTCTTACTTCCGCCGCCGCGCAGCGGCGGGGACCGCTAAACCCAGTCCGGTCTCCATGAAACCCCCTATCCTCACGGCCTCCGTCTTCATCGGAGTCCTCACCGGCCTCGACGACTATCTCTACGCCTACGGCGTGGCGTGCCTCCCCATGTCCACGTCATCACTCATCATCGCCACACAACTCGGCTTCACCGCCCTGTTCGCGTTCCTGCTGGTGCGCCAGAAGTTCACCTCGTACTCCGTGAACGCAGTAGTTTTGCTTACCGTTGGCGCAGGCGTTCTAGCGCTCCACAGCAGCGGAGACCGCCCCCCCGGCGAGTCCGTGAAGGCCTACGTGATGGGGTTCGTGATGACAGTAATCGCTGCAGCATTGTACGGCTTCGTGTTACCCATGGTGGAGTTGGTGTACAAAAAAACCAAACAACCCATTACCTATTCCCTTGTCATGGAGATTCAGTTCGTGATGTGCTTCTCCGCCACTCTCTTTTGCCTCATCGGCATGATCATTAACAACGACTTTAAG GTGATTCCGAGAGAAGCTAAAACATTCAAGCAATGCCACGTCGCTAAATGA